A window from Actinomycetospora corticicola encodes these proteins:
- a CDS encoding TIGR03564 family F420-dependent LLM class oxidoreductase yields MRIGRNITLATTPDRVADEVAAAIRDGLDSVWTNQMPGLWDPLVLLAAAGRVGPTVELGTAIVPTYPRHPVVAATEALTVAAATGAPLTLGLGPSHAWSITDQLGLPYASPAAHSREYLEIVGGLVRGEHVQHRGRFFTVDTELSVPAAPVSLLLSALGPRMLEVARDLTDGTVAVWVRPELVGEVLRPALRDDQRVVVQVLAAVTTDPDGLRERIARDYAAVESMPAYRAVLDRAGLQGPADTLVVGTEEELAREFARFADAGTTDLLVAPLEEPQRVLDVARAVAA; encoded by the coding sequence ATGCGCATCGGCCGGAACATCACCCTTGCCACCACCCCGGATCGCGTCGCCGACGAGGTCGCGGCGGCGATCCGGGACGGCCTCGACTCCGTCTGGACGAACCAGATGCCCGGCCTGTGGGACCCGCTCGTGCTGCTCGCCGCCGCGGGGCGGGTGGGCCCGACCGTCGAGCTGGGCACCGCCATCGTCCCCACCTACCCGCGGCACCCGGTCGTCGCGGCGACCGAGGCGCTCACGGTGGCGGCCGCGACCGGCGCGCCCCTGACCCTCGGGCTCGGGCCCAGCCACGCGTGGTCGATCACCGACCAGCTCGGGCTGCCCTACGCCTCCCCGGCGGCGCACAGCCGCGAGTACCTGGAGATCGTCGGCGGGCTGGTGCGCGGCGAGCACGTGCAGCACCGCGGGCGGTTCTTCACGGTCGACACGGAGCTGTCCGTGCCCGCCGCCCCGGTGTCGTTGCTGCTCTCCGCGCTCGGGCCGCGGATGCTCGAGGTCGCCCGCGACCTCACCGACGGCACGGTCGCGGTCTGGGTGCGTCCGGAGCTCGTGGGCGAGGTCCTGCGCCCGGCGCTGCGCGACGACCAGCGGGTCGTGGTGCAGGTCCTCGCCGCCGTGACGACCGACCCGGACGGGCTGCGGGAGCGCATCGCGCGGGACTACGCGGCGGTGGAGTCGATGCCGGCGTACCGCGCGGTGCTCGACCGGGCGGGCCTGCAGGGGCCGGCGGACACGCTCGTCGTCGGGACCGAGGAGGAGCTCGCCCGCGAGTTCGCCCGGTTCGCGGACGCGGGGACCACCGATCTCCTGGTGGCGCCGCTCGAGGAACCGCAGCGGGTGCTCGACGTGGCGCGCGCCGTGGCGGCCTGA